One part of the Drosophila teissieri strain GT53w chromosome 3R, Prin_Dtei_1.1, whole genome shotgun sequence genome encodes these proteins:
- the LOC122620828 gene encoding nucleolar protein 6: MLRNKRKAGKLVRAPQKAARIDSQANAHAEDHSDLEHSAPSTDDGFDEPKPTIAKKVPLPTGIPKKNKFKQRDDTKNVKPPTLEEMKELRDTQNLFHSNLFKLQVKEMLDELQLKQKYTDFIEKWLDSFTVFTRQLKDGLMERSHLEIPMKLSQKPTGFVFSKPTREPYLIGAAATGTLLGPKIVVDVALEMPKESLHKEDYLNLRYDQKRALYLTYVTERMKESRAYAQDQFNFNYYANNPLKPVLELTPVTKQVNKHLQVRLFITAPLSSFKAGRFVPWNNNIRPSYYGDEWDEEEPLPSTQHYNANVLFDLTLSENQAHLDKAFKGRRNFQDGLLLLKVWLRQRQLDIGYSGFGAHILAAFIVYLNTQRILHQSSSSYQVARTVWNQLASTDWTKGISLALVPIQTEELNKFAEQYDVCFIDFTGQHNLCANIPLYLYQRVREEAKLAVELLNDMKLNSFPLIFMQKCPLYSRVDNILKISNYSCINQMLTLHSQPRFKYDFAKYGYPQLLQLLTELLKKGLAERVHSILPLETATPAWPVENKAPVIGNYIQLGLILKPEHAYEVLNKGPAANDDPEGAEEFRRFWGEKSNLRRFQDGSITEAVVWGSAQDSPAKKRLIVRQIVLHLLEHQLQLDSKEVQYIAGELDQVYRLSPWFKVNKLKTKLSLDQDTDAEALSPHAIRCYDELARQLHGLNDLPLEIVSISGVSPVFRYCEPQPVLPQAVLVENRILTSTIQRVVIQLGQSGKWPNELSALRALKTAFLIEIGEKLEAQCRLHWVMSADGLLVLKQGYCFLIELAHNKELALLKQEVTERGITTYIDNAASRSLECQHYILPKVSGALHSLHQTYSAFGSTVLLAKRWLATQLLDDGLWPDMATELLVAHLFQQRYAPQSIEAPQTGFIRFLQLLAFSDFHGELFLLNFNNSWQEQQIADLEHNYRSNRQSYPPLAVATAYDMQHAGRLWTSDKSPSQRVLGHVTRLARHALEMIETSLMSKDLRFVRPAQLFRASNEGYDLVIQFKPDLVPNSLSYDLGSPFVSFSQPNFNLPRAGSGDVARIVGLLRSAYSDFAAFFYNPHGGKELAIVWRPPTEFAAKPFKVTELQACSPLGNGRVQVLRETLVEDFKLLLKDFYLRIATPEELKREQREHQKPKRYFDANQTEEKSTPKPKVRKAIEKEAPPKKKRLIKSSALKALK, from the exons ATGCTAAGAAATAAAAGGAAAGCGGGAAAGTTG GTGCGCGCACCTCAGAAAGCCGCTCGAATAGATTCCCAAGCAAATGCACATGCCGAGGATCACAGCGACTTGGAGCACTCCGCTCCAAGTACCGACGATGGTTTTGATGAACCAAAGCCCACAATCGCCAAGAAGGTACCACTGCCCACTGGCATACCAAAGAAGAACAAGTTTAAGCAGAGGGACGATACCAAGAATGTAAAGCCGCCCACCTTGGAGGAAATGAAGGAGCTGCGAGACACACAAAACCTCTTCCACTCCAATCTCTTTAAGCTACAAGTTAAGGAAATGCTGGATGAGCTGCAGTTAAAGCAGAAATACACAGATTTCATTGAAAAATGGCTGGACTCCTTTACGGTCTTCACCCGACAGCTAAAGGATGGGTTGATGGAGCGGAGCCACCTGGAAATTCCAATGAAGCTTTCTCAAAAGCCGACCGGCTTTGTTTTCTCCAAGCCCACCAGGGAACCATATCTGATCGGAGCCGCTGCCACAGGCACTTTGCTCGGTCCCAAAATTGTAGTCGATGTGGCTCTAGAGATGCCAAAGGAATCCCTGCACAAAGAAGATTACCTAAACCTTCGCTATGACCAGAAGCGAGCTTTGTATCTTACATATGTGACGGAGAGGATGAAGGAGTCGCGAGCTTATGCACAGGATcagtttaatttcaattactaTGCTAACAACCCGCTTAAGCCGGTTTTGGAATTGACCCCAGTAACTAAGCAAGTAAACAAGCATCTGCAAGTGCGTTTGTTCATCACTGCCCCATTAAGCAGTTTTAAGGCAGGTAGATTTGTTCCCTGGAACAACAATATTCGGCCTTCGTATTACGGTGACGAATGGGACGAGGAAGAGCCGCTGCCCTCCACCCAGCACTACAACGCCAACGTACTGTTCGATCTAACCTTGTCCGAGAACCAGGCTCACTTGGATAAGGCCTTTAAGGGCAGGCGTAATTTTCAAGACGGCCTGCTGCTCCTTAAAGTATGGCTGCGTCAGCGGCAACTTGACATAGGTTACAGTGGTTTTGGGGCACACATCCTGGCCGCTTTTATTGTCTACCTAAATACGCAGCGCATTCTGCATCAGTCAAGCAGCAGTTACCAAGTGGCGCGCACTGTATGGAACCAACTGGCGAGCACAGATTGGACGAAAGGCATAAGCCTGGCCCTTGTTCCCATTCAAACGGAAGAATTAAACAAGTTTGCCGAGCAATATGACGTTTGCTTTATAGACTTTACTGGCCAGCATAATCTATGTGCAAATATTCCACTGTACCTGTACCAGAGAGTTCGGGAGGAGGCCAAGCTAGCGGTGGAACTGCTGAACGACATGAAGCTGAACAGTTTCCCGCTCATCTTTATGCAAAAATGTCCACTGTACAGCAGGGTGGATAACATCTTAAA GATTTCCAATTATTCGTGTATAAATCAGATGCTTACACTGCATTCCCAGCCTCgatttaaatatgattttgcTAAATATGGTTACCCGCAGCTGCTACAATTATTGACTGA GCTCCTTAAAAAGGGACTGGCTGAACGTGTCCACTCAATATTACCCCTCGAAACTGCGACACCCGCCTGGCCTGTGGAAAACAAAGCTCCCGTTATTGGGAACTATATTCAACTAGGCCTAATACTTAAGCCAGAGCACGCCTACGAGGTGTTAAACAAAGGACCTGCTGCCAACGACGATCCCGAGGGAGCTGAGGAGTTCCGACGGTTCTGGGGAGAGAAGTCAAACCTACGTCGGTTTCAGGATGGTAGCATCACCGAAGCTGTGGTTTGGGGCAGCGCCCAGGACTCACCCGCCAAAAAGCGACTAATTGTTCGCCAGATTGTGCTGCATCTACTGGAGCATCAGCTACAACTGGACAGCAAGGAAGTGCAATACATTGCCGGCGAGTTGGACCAAGTCTACCGGCTGTCTCCTTGGTTTAAGGTCAATAAGCTAAAGACCAAGCTGTCATTGGATCAAGATACCGACGCAGAGGCACTTAGTCCGCACGCCATCCGCTGCTATGATGAGTTGGCTCGGCAACTACACGGGCTGAATGATCTTCCTCTAGAGATTGTCTCCATATCAGGCGTCTCGCCCGTTTTCCGCTACTGCGAGCCGCAGCCCGTGCTCCCACAGGCGGTTCTGGTAGAAAACCGCATTCTGACAAGCACCATTCAGCGTGTGGTAATCCAGCTAGGGCAAAGCGGCAAGTGGCCCAATGAACTTTCGGCACTGCGGGCTCTTAAAACGGCCTTCCTCATCGAAATTGGCGAGAAGTTGGAGGCGCAGTGCCGTCTTCATTGGGTGATGTCCGCCGACGGTCTTCTCGTGCTCAAGCAAGGTTACTGCTTTCTTATAGAGCTGGCACACAACAAGGAGCTCGCGTTACTTAAGCAAGAGGTTACTGAGCGTGGTATAACTACATATATCGACAATGCAGCCAGTCGTTCTTTAGAGTGCCAACATTATATTCTACCCAAAGTGAGCGGGGCTCTACATTCGCTTCATCAAACTTACAGCGCATTTGGTTCCACTGTGCTGTTGGCCAAGCGCTGGTTGGCCACACAATTGCTGGACGATGGGCTATGGCCCGACATGGCTACTGAGCTACTGGTGGCGCATCTCTTCCAGCAGCGGTATGCACCACAGTCCATAGAGGCGCCTCAAACTGGATTCATACGCTTCCTGCAGCTGCTTGCCTTTAGCGATTTTCATGGAGAGCTCTTCCTGCTAAATTTCAACAATAGTTGGCAGG AACAACAAATTGCTGACCTGGAGCACAACTACCGCAGCAACCGCCAGAGTTATCCTCCTTTGGCTGTTGCCACCGCGTACGATATGCAGCATGCCGGTCGATTGTGGACCTCGGATAAATCCCCCAGCCAAAGGGTGCTAGGACATGTGACACGACTGGCCCGCCATGCGCTCGAGATGATCGAAACCAGCCTGATGTCGAAAGATCTGAGGTTTGTGCGGCCGGCCCAATTATTTCGAGCTTCCAACGAGGGCTACGATCTGGTTATACAATTCAAGCCAGATCTGGTGCCGAATTCCTTAAGCTACGATCTGGGGTCACCATTCGTTTCATTTAGCCAGCCAAACTTTAACTTGCCCCGCGCGGGATCAGGTGACGTTGCACGAATTGTGGGACTACTAAGA TCTGCATACTCCGACTTTGCTGCTTTCTTTTACAATCCGCACGGAGGCAAGGAACTGGCCATTGTATGGCGGCCACCAACAGAATTCGCTGCAAAGCCATTTAAAGTCACAGAGCTGCAGGCATGCAGTCCTTTGGGTAATGGAAGGGTTCAAGTTCTCAGGGAAACGCTGGTCGAGGACTTCAAACTGTTACTGAAAGATTTCTACCTGCGCATTGCCACACCAGAAGAGCTTAAGCGGGAACAGCGCGAGCATCAGAAGCCCAAGCGTTACTTTGATGCCAACCAGACAGAGGAGAAGTCCACTCCAAAGCCGAAGGTACGAAAGGCCATCGAGAAAGAGgcaccacccaaaaaaaaacgtcTCATAAAAAGCTCGGCCCTTAAGGCCTTGAAATAG
- the LOC122620831 gene encoding uncharacterized protein LOC122620831, with the protein MANNSTAKKVMQVSEEMAPAVHIPVMVGNEIFVLTQQDIRRVEDIRVLSYNRLVPNGQFAPLDTASPGPLNFSPPNTTNSCTLDDLIRHATGKRVRIQMDIDEDVKHPTKSTNDTCPNFQETSYPVKTVASVSTQLGWSKKKAESEPRFPLCYSAGTSTCGLKTNTGCQHSPRCETHHSSCQTQNLSNKPSTIKNEIPQNANCQTQTCTGTSSIVKKESPLKNARCQTQSCLSANAYMKKEPRSWACQTQPITNFTGCGSSHSHLFETTSAESYTSAECDYTSSAESNSPCRHCKSQQTCTEQELLVPVQPQVQSPIRPQEQPCTSRQIRVDLCRQVKHSHNCYRTIPLGNTAYPRVPDSNQIRKQTYGLTGYIGPNSNHEMLQQGQE; encoded by the exons atggcaaacaattcTACTGCGAAAAAAGTGATGCAAGTATCGGAGGAGATGGCACCTGCTGTGCACA TTCCCGTAATGGTGGGCAACGAGATCTTCGTGCTCACCCAGCAGGACATTCGTCGTGTGGAAGACATCCGTGTGCTTAGCTACAACCGCCTAGTTCCCAACGGGCAGTTTGCTCCCTTGGACACGGCCTCACCAGGTCCGTTGAATTTTTCCCCGCCGAACACCACGAATTCCTGCACTCTGGATGATCTTATCCGCCATGCCACAGGGAAAAGGGTCCGAATCCAGATGGACATCGATGAGGATGTAAAGCACCCTACAAAGTCGACCAATGATACCTGTCCGAACTTTCAGGAAACCTCCTACCCAGTGAAGACGGTTGCAAGTGTGTCCACTCAATTGGGCTGGTCCAAGAAAAAGGCAGAATCAGAACCCCGCTTTCCACTTTGCTACAGTGCCGGCACCTCGACATGCGGCTTGAAGACAAACACTGGGTGCCAACACAGTCCCAGGTGCGAGACGCACCACTCGAGCTGTCAAACTCAAAATTTGTCCAATAAACCGTCAACTATAAAAAACGAGATACCGCAGAATGCGAATTGCCAAACTCAGACTTGTACTGGTACATCTTCCATTGTGAAAAAGGAGTCGCCGCTGAAGAACGCAAGATGCCAAACTCAGAGCTGTCTCAGTGCAAATGCCTATATGAAGAAAGAACCCCGGTCCTGGGCATGCCAGACCCAGCCCATAACCAACTTTACGGGATGCGGTTCCTCACATAGCCACCTATTTGAAACGACCTCAGCCGAGTCATACACATCAGCTGAATGTGATTACACTTCATCGGCGGAAAGCAATAGTCCCTGTCGGCACTGTAAGTCACAACAGACCTGCACGGAACAGGAGCTGTTGGTACCGGTACAGCCTCAGGTTCAGTCGCCCATTCGTCCACAGGAGCAACCTTGCACATCAAGACAAATCCGCGTTGACCTCTGCCGGCAGGTTAAGCATTCTCACAATTGCTATAGGACGATTCCATTGGGTAACACTGCCTATCCGCGAGTACCAGACTCCAACCAAATACGGAAACAAACTTACGGGTTAACCGGATATATTGGGCCCAATTCTAATCACGAAATGCTACAGCAGGGGCAGGAGTGA
- the LOC122620402 gene encoding protein asunder — MFERNQKTIFVLDHTRYFSIASEEYISMDFLKGKPSADGGATGAAGNASGGGGSQFSKSLWTCACESSIEYCRVVWDLFPGKKHVRFIVSDTAAHIVNTWSPSTQNMSHVMNAMVMVGVPSRNVPTSSDYSVIHGLRAAIEALAEPTDEQLAAMADFGTDELPRIPNKGRVICITSARDNTSMKSLEDIFNTVLVQQNALAAPPAKKGLVIDHCHLVILNIVPLGVESLVTNRSLLKISPLLDVEIHTVSAPDISYKLTHLILNHYDLASTTVTNIPMKEEQNANSSANYDVEILHSRRAHSITCGPDFSLPTSIKQGATYETVTLKWCTPRGCGSADLQPCLGQFLVTPVDVTSRPSSCLINFLLNGRSVLLEMPRKTGSKATSHMLSARGGEIFVHSLCITRSCMDEAPSITDGPGGRVSDYRTAELGQLIKMSRMVPLKVKDPSAPSLTRRLPRYFPLTTSSSILFHLQRHISWLPHFLHLLVKEDMDKQDEVRCQQHIHELYKSASRGDVLPFTHTNGARLKLSKAKDQYRLLYRELEQLIQLNATTMHHKNLLESLQSLRAAYGDAPLKSEPGASLLRSYTESPLSPERLEPNSSGSASGSSNSNSLLKASKRRMSSCGQRSLLDIISSAERSQSNKRLDFSGRLCTPLGQVAKLYPDFGNKDKDTVATGASITPNVKEESVRS; from the exons ATGTTCGAGCGCAACCAGAAGACCATCTTCGTGCTGGACCACACCCGATACTTCAGCATCGCCAGCGAGGAGTACATCTCGATGGACTTCCTAAAGGGAAAACCATCTGCAGACGGCGGCGCAACAGGAGCGGCGGGAAATGCAAGCGGCGGCGGTGGATCCCAATTCAGTAAGAGCCTGTGGACATGCGCCTGCGAATCTTCCATCGAGTACTGCCGCGTGGTCTGGGATCTCTTTCCCGGCAAGAAGCATGTGCGGTTCATTGTCTCTGACACGGCGGCGCACATCGTGAACACCTGGAGTCCCAGCACACAAAATATGTCGCACGTGATGAACGCAATGGTAATGGTGGGCGTCCCATCGCGCAACGTTCCAACATCTTCAGACTACTCGGTGATCCATGGCCTGCGGGCCGCCATCGAAGCGCTGGCGGAGCCCACAGATGAGCAGCTGGCGGCTATGGCCGACTTTGGGACCGACGAACTGCCGCGCATTCCCAACAAGGGTCGCGTCATCTGCATCACCTCGGCGCGCGACAATACCAGCATGAAGAGCTTGGAGGACATCTTCAACACAGTGCTGGTGCAGCAGAACGCCCTAGCAGCGCCACCAGCCAAGAAGGGACTGGTCATAGACCATTGCCACCTAGTTATCCTCAACATTGTGCCGCTAGGCGTCGAATCGCTGGTCACCAATCGCAGCTTGCTCAAGATTTCGCCCCTGCTGGACGTCGAGATCCACACAGTCAGTGCCCCGGATATCTCGTATAAGCTGACGCACCTCATACTAAACCATTACGACCTAGCCAGTACTACGGTGACCAACATACCCATGAAGGAAGAGCAGAACGCCAACTCCAGCGCCAACTACGATGTGGAAATCCTGCACAGCCGTAGGGCCCACTCCATCACCTGTGGTCCGGATTTTAGTCTACCAACGAGCATCAAGCAAGGCGCTACCTACGAAACGGTGACTCTTAAGTGGTGCACACCCCGCGGTTGCGGCTCTGCTGATCTACAGCCCTGCCTGGGTCAGTTCCTCGTGACACCTGTGGACGTCACCTCGCGGCCCAGTTCCTGCTTGATTAACTTTTTGCTCAACGGGCGCTCTGTGTTACTGGAAATGCCGCGCAAGACCGGCTCGAAGGCCACCAGCCATATGCTGTCTGCCCGCGGTGGCGAGATCTTTGTGCACTCCCTGTGCATCACGCGCTCCTGCATGGACGAGGCTCCATCAATTACCGATGGCCCCGGAGGACGCGTCTCGGACTATCGCACCGCCGAACTTGGTCAACTGATCAAGATGTCGCGCATGGTTCCGCTAAAGGTCAAGGATCCATCTGCTCCGTCTTTGACGCGCCGGTTGCCACGCTACTTCCCTCTGACTACCAGCTCTTCGATACTGTTCCATCTACAGCGTCATATCAGTTGGCTGCCGCATTTTCTTCATCTTTTGGTTAAGGAGGACATGGACAAGCAGGACGAGGTGCGGTGCCAGCAGCACATTCACGAACTGTACAAAAGCGCCTCGCGTGGCGATGTTCTACCATTTACGCACACCAATGGAGCAAG ACTAAAGCTTTCCAAGGCCAAAGACCAGTATCGCTTGCTGTATAGGGAACTGGAGCAACTTATCCAACTAAATGCCACCACTATGCACCATAAAAATCTGCTGGAAAGCCTACAGAGCTTGCGAGCCGCCTACGGTGACGCCCCGCTGAAGTCGGAACCAGGAGCCAGTCTCCTGCGCTCTTACACGGAATCCCCACTCTCTCCTGAACGCCTGGAACCCAACAGTAGCGGCAGTGctagtggcagcagcaactccaaTAGCCTTCTCAAGGCCAGCAAGCGTCGCATGTCTAGTTGTGGGCAAAG ATCCCTGCTAGATATTATATCCTCAGCTGAGCGAAGTCAGTCCAACAAACGATTGGACTTCTCGGGACGCCTTTGCACTCCTTTGGGTCAAGTGGCCAAACTGTACCCGGATTTTGGaaacaaggacaaggacaccGTTGCGACGGGGGCCAGTATTACGCCCAATGTTAAGGAGGAATCAGTACGCAGTTAA
- the LOC122619883 gene encoding ATPase family AAA domain-containing protein 3A homolog, producing MSWLLGRNRQQPQPDQSAGFPDGGGAADPEGRTAGEKTGDAQLSRAERKAMEAYRFDSSALERAADAAKTLERSKHAREALELSKMQEATRQTEYNTKVKEYEAHIEQAKVEQKRIDHEERRKTLIEETKQQQQRAQYQDQLSRKRYEDQLQQQQRVQEDNLRKQEESVQRQEAMRRQTIEHEIEMKEKNRLKLLEHELRAKARVDRENRDINLEKIRLKAQEHRTTVLEGIKTAGTVIGAGAEAMLTDWDKVLTAAGGLSLLALGVYTAKGATGVVSRYVEARIGKPTLVGETSRFAFLDALKNPLNYLKRLRAKPTDALQGVVLNPKLEERLRDIAIATKNTRINRGMYRNVLMHGPPGTGKTMFAKKLAEHSGMDFAIMTGGDVAPMGKEGVTAIHKVFDWSHTSRRGLLLFVDEADAFLRKRSSEKISEDLRAALNAFLYRTSEQNPKFMLVLASNTPEQFDYAINDRLDEMVEFTLPGLEERERLLRLYFDKYVLQPAAAGAKRFKLDTFDYGKTCSKMAALCEGMSGREISKLGVSWQAAVYASEDGLLTEKMVLDRCYSAAEQHKQKMAWLSDQERADHKSITGAAAPPLTLTANKL from the exons ATGTCGTGGCTTTTGGGCAGGAACcgccagcagccgcagccggaTCAGTCAGCCGGCTTTCCGgacggaggaggagctgccGATCCGGAGGGCAGGACGGCCGGTGAGAAGACCGGTGATGCGCAACTGAGCCGGGCGGAGCGCAAGGCCATGGAGGCGTACCGCTTCGATTCTTCGGCGCTGGAACGTGCGGCGGATGCTGCCAAAACCCTGGAGCGTTCAA AACACGCCCGGGAGGCCCTTGAACTGTCCAAGATGCAGGAGGCCACTCGGCAAACGGAGTACAACACCAAGGTCAAGGAGTACGAGGCCCACATCGAGCAGGCCAAGGTCGAGCAGAAGCGCATCGATCACGAGGAGCGCCGCAAGACCCTCATCGAGGAgaccaagcagcagcagcagcgtgcCCAGTACCAGGATCAGCTGTCCCGCAAGCGGTATGAggatcagctgcagcagcagcagcgcgtGCAGGAGGATAACCTGCGCAAGCAGGAGGAGAGCGTCCAGCGCCAAGAGGCCATGCGGCGCCAGACCATCGAGCACGAGATCGAGATGAAGGAGAAGAACCGGCTCAAGCTGCTGGAACACGAGCTGCGGGCCAAGGCACGTGTGGATCGCGAGAACCGGGATATCAATTTAGAGAAGATTCGTCTCAAGGCGCAGGAACACCGAACTACCGTTCTGGAGGGCATTAA AACTGCTGGTACTGTCATCGGTGCCGGGGCTGAAGCTATGCTTACCGACTGGGATAAGGTGCTGACCGCCGCCGGAGGACTTTCGTTGTTGGCCCTGGGCGTGTACACGGCCAAGGGCGCCACGGGAGTGGTCTCTCGATATGTGGAGGCGCGCATCGGTAAGCCTACGTTGGTTGGCGAGACGTCGCGCTTTGCTTTTCTGGATGCCCTTAAGAACCCGCTTAACTACCTGAAGAGGTTGCGCGCCAAGCCTACCGATGCCCTGCAGGGCGTTGTGCTGAATCCGAAGCTGGAGGAACGGCTACGTGACATTGCCATCGCCACGAAGAACACACGTATCAACAGAGGCATGTACAGGAACGTTTTGATGCACGGCCCACCCGGAACGGGCAAGACCATGTTCGCTAAGAAGCTGGCCGAGCACTCTGGCATGGACTTTGCCATCATGACCGGTGGCGATGTGGCGCCCATGGGCAAGGAGGGCGTGACGGCCATCCACAAGGTGTTCGACTGGTCGCACACCTCTCGCCGCGGACTGCTGCTCTTCGTGGACGAGGCCGATGCATTCTTGCGCAAGCGCTCCTCAGAAAAGATCTCAGAGGATCTGCGTGCCGCCCTGAACGCCTTCCTGTACCGCACCTCCGAGCAGAACCCCAAGTTCATGCTTGTGCTGGCCTCCAACACTCCCGAACAGTTTGATTACGCTATCAACGATCGTCTGGACGAGATGGTGGAGTTCACGCTGCCTGGCCTGGAGGAACGGGAACGCCTCCTGCGTCTGTACTTCGACAAATATGTGCTGCAGCCTGCCGCTGCGGGTGCCAA GCGGTTCAAGCTGGACACCTTTGATTATGGAAAGACGTGTTCGAAGATGGCCGCTCTGTGCGAGGGCATGTCTGGTCGAGAAATCTCCAAGCTGGGCGTGTCCTGGCAGGCGGCAGTCTATGCCTCCGAGGATGGTCTGCTCACCGAGAAGATGGTCCTAGACAGGTGCTACTCCGCTGCTGAGCAGCACAAACAGAAG ATGGCCTGGCTTTCGGATCAGGAGCGTGCCGATCACAAATCCATCACTggcgcagctgctccacccCTTACCCTCACTGCCAACAAACTGTGA